In Erythrobacter sp. F6033, a single genomic region encodes these proteins:
- the phaC gene encoding class I poly(R)-hydroxyalkanoic acid synthase, with the protein MTNDDSSNSSFLADVLKTMQDMFAQAMPGNGADLADGLKGLLPDGIATGDLGEWAKSSTELQKMWLEFVTHQAKQAAEGAAKGKNLLDPAQWLVISQSMAKQLPQGGFEAQTKLAQDSLALWKGVAERFVAKATGGDAAAEQDAELPIKDRRFSDPAWRDHPAFALLHQNYLMLTQYFQQSVKSMQGLDKEKRRQLQFAVTALSEAMSPDNFLLTNPVVMKRTVETKGQNLVRGMRHLITDLKRGQLTHTDPDAFTLGENLAASPGKVVYETPMFQLVQYSPSTKDVYEVPLVIFPPWINRFYILDLTPKKSFIKWAVDQGLTVFVVSWKSADESMADVVWDDYIRSQIEAIDTVRERLKVPHVHAIGYCVAGTTLAATLALLARRDEADKVKSATFFTAQVDFEKSGELKHFIEDGHLDMIGKLSQKGYLDGRYLAATFNALRGKDLIWNYVVNNYLLGEDYPAFDLLHWNGDVTNLPSKWHNDYLRDLYRDNKLVVPDALSADETPIDLTRVKTPSFVQAGREDHIAPAESVWRITDHFSGPLEFLLAGSGHIAGVVNPPAAGKYQYWVGDSDAPSLKAYVESAQEHPGSWWPHWLGWLERQNDAKVPATGKRKPGGRGDKVIEDAPGRYVKTR; encoded by the coding sequence ATGACGAACGACGACAGCAGCAACTCATCCTTTCTCGCAGATGTGCTGAAGACGATGCAGGATATGTTCGCGCAGGCGATGCCCGGCAATGGTGCTGATCTGGCGGATGGCCTTAAGGGGTTGCTTCCCGATGGAATCGCGACCGGTGATCTGGGCGAATGGGCAAAATCGAGCACCGAGTTGCAAAAGATGTGGCTCGAATTTGTCACGCATCAGGCGAAGCAAGCTGCCGAAGGCGCGGCAAAAGGTAAGAACCTGCTGGACCCAGCCCAGTGGCTAGTGATCTCGCAAAGCATGGCGAAGCAACTCCCGCAAGGAGGGTTCGAAGCGCAGACCAAGCTCGCGCAGGATTCCTTGGCTCTCTGGAAAGGTGTAGCCGAAAGGTTTGTTGCGAAAGCGACCGGCGGCGATGCAGCGGCGGAACAAGACGCGGAATTGCCGATAAAGGATCGCCGTTTCTCTGACCCTGCATGGCGCGATCATCCCGCCTTTGCGTTGCTGCATCAAAACTACCTGATGCTGACCCAGTATTTTCAGCAGTCGGTCAAATCGATGCAAGGCCTCGACAAAGAGAAGCGCAGGCAGCTTCAATTTGCGGTCACGGCCCTGTCTGAAGCCATGAGTCCGGATAATTTCCTGCTTACCAATCCGGTCGTGATGAAACGGACTGTCGAGACCAAAGGGCAAAATCTGGTGCGCGGTATGCGCCACCTGATCACCGATCTGAAACGCGGCCAGCTGACCCATACAGATCCCGATGCCTTCACTCTCGGAGAAAACCTCGCCGCATCGCCGGGCAAGGTTGTTTATGAGACGCCGATGTTCCAACTGGTTCAGTATAGCCCTTCGACGAAGGACGTGTACGAAGTGCCGCTGGTTATCTTCCCGCCATGGATCAACCGGTTCTACATTCTCGACCTGACTCCGAAGAAGAGCTTTATCAAATGGGCGGTCGATCAGGGGCTTACTGTGTTCGTTGTCAGCTGGAAGTCCGCTGATGAAAGCATGGCCGATGTCGTGTGGGACGATTATATCCGGTCACAGATCGAAGCCATCGACACAGTGCGTGAGCGGCTGAAAGTGCCGCATGTCCATGCCATCGGATATTGCGTGGCGGGCACCACTCTGGCCGCGACCCTCGCCTTGCTCGCGCGCCGCGATGAAGCGGACAAAGTGAAAAGCGCCACCTTCTTCACCGCGCAGGTCGATTTTGAAAAAAGCGGCGAGCTGAAACACTTCATCGAAGACGGTCATCTCGATATGATCGGCAAGCTCTCGCAGAAAGGCTATCTGGACGGACGTTATCTCGCGGCGACATTCAATGCGCTGCGCGGCAAGGATCTGATCTGGAACTATGTCGTCAACAATTACCTGCTTGGTGAAGATTATCCGGCCTTCGACCTGCTGCATTGGAACGGCGACGTCACCAACCTGCCATCCAAGTGGCACAATGATTATCTGCGCGATCTTTACCGTGACAACAAACTGGTCGTGCCCGACGCACTATCTGCCGACGAGACACCGATTGATCTGACGCGCGTCAAAACACCCAGCTTCGTTCAGGCCGGGCGCGAGGATCATATCGCCCCTGCCGAAAGCGTGTGGCGGATTACGGATCACTTCTCTGGACCGCTTGAATTCCTGCTGGCCGGATCGGGGCATATTGCGGGCGTGGTCAATCCACCAGCGGCTGGCAAATACCAATATTGGGTCGGCGACAGCGACGCGCCTTCACTTAAAGCCTATGTCGAAAGCGCGCAGGAGCATCCGGGCAGTTGGTGGCCGCATTGGCTCGGATGGCTGGAGCGGCAGAATGACGCAAAAGTGCCCGCGACCGGTAAAAGGAAGCCTGGCGGACGCGGTGATAAAGTGATCGAAGATGCACCGGGCCGCTATGTAAAGACACGCTGA
- a CDS encoding crotonase/enoyl-CoA hydratase family protein: MSHAPTLSKNDRVSIELGEDGVAQVRLTRGDKMNALDPEMFERIIEAGSVLHNMKGLRAVVLSGEGPAFCAGLDTSSFARTPSPDEPELTERTYGNSNKFQQVAMQWRKLPVPVVAAMHGVCFGGGMQIASGADIRVAHPETRMAIMELKWGLVPDMGGYALWRGLVRDDVLRELIYTNREFSGEEAQGLGLATYVDADPLARATTIATEIASRNPHAIRAAKRLQAGMIERDTDAILLEESIEQHGIMRTKNQVEAVMAGMAKRAPSFEDV, encoded by the coding sequence ATGTCACACGCACCGACCCTGTCAAAGAATGACCGTGTTTCGATCGAATTGGGCGAAGATGGTGTTGCGCAGGTGCGCCTGACGCGCGGCGACAAAATGAATGCGCTCGACCCGGAGATGTTTGAGCGGATTATCGAAGCGGGCAGCGTGCTTCACAATATGAAGGGCCTGCGGGCTGTAGTGCTTTCAGGGGAGGGACCCGCCTTTTGCGCAGGTCTCGATACTTCCAGTTTTGCCCGTACGCCAAGCCCGGATGAGCCTGAGTTGACCGAACGAACCTATGGCAACTCCAACAAGTTTCAGCAGGTGGCCATGCAGTGGCGGAAATTGCCCGTGCCTGTTGTGGCAGCGATGCACGGAGTTTGCTTCGGCGGTGGTATGCAGATCGCCAGCGGCGCCGATATCCGCGTTGCCCATCCGGAAACCCGTATGGCAATCATGGAGCTCAAGTGGGGACTGGTGCCTGATATGGGCGGATATGCGCTGTGGCGCGGTCTTGTCCGGGATGATGTCCTGCGCGAGCTTATCTACACCAACCGAGAATTCAGCGGTGAAGAGGCGCAAGGCCTTGGTCTTGCGACTTATGTCGATGCTGACCCGCTCGCCCGTGCAACGACGATTGCCACTGAAATTGCTAGCCGCAATCCACACGCAATCCGTGCGGCAAAACGGTTGCAAGCGGGAATGATTGAGCGCGATACCGATGCTATTCTTCTCGAAGAAAGCATCGAACAGCACGGCATCATGCGGACAAAGAATCAGGTCGAGGCGGTCATGGCCGGAATGGCCAAACGCGCGCCCTCATTCGAAGACGTGTGA
- a CDS encoding JAB domain-containing protein has protein sequence MISVLDRAPLRAINPREAQTVSIVERLRRVVLAEPAYRERFHAIFLDAAHTYVSDASMGAGTTAFLKLRMRDLFSKALSVDARGLIIAHNHPSGDCRPSQLDIVETARLKEFADALDIELIDHLIFTRDNLYSMRAGGKL, from the coding sequence ATGATTTCTGTTCTGGATCGCGCGCCTCTTCGCGCCATCAATCCTCGCGAAGCACAAACTGTATCCATCGTCGAGCGCCTTCGACGTGTGGTGCTAGCCGAGCCCGCATATCGTGAACGGTTCCACGCGATCTTTCTGGATGCCGCGCATACATATGTTTCAGACGCTTCGATGGGCGCAGGCACGACAGCATTCCTCAAGCTGCGCATGCGGGACCTGTTCAGTAAAGCTCTATCGGTCGATGCGCGTGGCCTGATTATTGCGCACAACCATCCATCGGGAGACTGTCGTCCAAGCCAGCTGGATATCGTCGAAACGGCTCGACTTAAGGAGTTTGCCGATGCGCTGGATATTGAATTGATCGACCATCTGATTTTCACCAGAGACAATCTGTATTCGATGCGCGCCGGAGGGAAGTTATGA
- a CDS encoding peptidase domain-containing ABC transporter, giving the protein MNNPLDLVEFSGRQKTPYIPQGEASECALACIAMVAGFHGYKTDLIALRQRYGMSLKGANLKQVMQVAEDIGFNARPLRGEIEDMPHLAMPAILHWNLNHFVVLTAITGGVRGKRYHIHDPARGTLVLSEDDVSRHWTGVALDLIRSESFKPKIEKKQLNITQLWSKMTGFWGTIRQIVLLSLVMQLVVLATPFFLQISIDTVFPAFDTDLLFMLALGFGGLTIVNLLASWLRSLILVTLSNSLSYQVIVNLFRHLVRLPLDYFEKRHVGDIISRFGSTQPISQLISQGMIAAFIDGLMAILTLALMFVYSPLLGGVACAALALYVGLRIAFLQSIKLRNLDVITTMAKENSNFIESVRGISAIKAFGQEGNRQRLWQKSKADAVNAQVKLGRLQAAFDALGQFVIGGERVIFVYIAITLAFDSILTVGMIFAFQAYKQQFLDAGMRLTEQMINYQIVKVHLTRISDIALSPLEEGEAEKSNEEPDFTKPLVLDRVFYRYGTNEPMVLQGVNLTIEPGEFIAITGPSGGGKTTLMKILMGLFEPTNGAVRLGERPISSYRKIKYRRAIGSVAQGDMLYAGSLAENIAFFDPEIDMERVREVSRMAQIDGEIDAMPMGYETLVGDMGSVLSGGQLQRVLLARALYPDPKVLILDEGTANLDAENEAKILETLKGLEITRIAVAHRPATLEAAEKVFEVKGGQARPINQSSINRVGGGASKLILEF; this is encoded by the coding sequence ATGAACAATCCGCTTGATCTTGTCGAATTCAGCGGGCGTCAGAAGACACCGTATATTCCGCAAGGCGAAGCGAGCGAATGCGCGCTGGCTTGCATCGCGATGGTGGCGGGCTTTCACGGTTACAAGACCGACCTGATTGCGCTGCGCCAGCGATACGGGATGTCGCTCAAAGGCGCGAACCTTAAACAGGTCATGCAGGTGGCCGAGGATATCGGTTTCAATGCACGGCCTCTTCGCGGTGAGATCGAGGACATGCCGCATCTCGCAATGCCCGCGATCCTGCATTGGAACCTCAATCACTTCGTTGTTCTGACCGCAATAACCGGCGGCGTGCGCGGCAAGCGCTATCACATCCACGATCCCGCTCGCGGCACATTGGTCCTGAGCGAAGACGATGTTTCACGGCATTGGACCGGCGTTGCGCTCGACTTGATCCGGTCGGAAAGTTTCAAACCGAAGATCGAGAAGAAACAGCTCAACATCACCCAGCTCTGGTCTAAAATGACCGGTTTCTGGGGCACGATCCGCCAGATCGTCTTGCTGTCGCTCGTGATGCAGTTGGTAGTGCTCGCCACACCGTTCTTCCTGCAAATCTCTATCGACACGGTCTTTCCGGCGTTTGATACCGACCTTCTGTTCATGCTGGCTCTGGGTTTTGGCGGGTTGACCATTGTGAACCTGTTGGCAAGCTGGCTGCGATCGCTCATCCTTGTGACGCTCTCAAACTCGCTGTCCTATCAAGTGATCGTCAACCTGTTCCGGCATCTGGTGCGACTGCCGCTCGACTATTTCGAGAAACGCCATGTTGGCGACATCATCTCCCGCTTTGGTTCAACGCAGCCGATTAGCCAGCTGATCAGCCAAGGCATGATCGCTGCCTTTATCGACGGCCTGATGGCGATCCTCACGCTGGCGTTGATGTTCGTCTATTCGCCGCTGCTGGGGGGCGTCGCTTGCGCCGCACTCGCGCTCTATGTCGGCCTCCGAATAGCATTTCTGCAATCGATCAAACTGCGCAATCTCGATGTCATCACAACGATGGCAAAAGAGAACTCCAACTTTATCGAAAGCGTGCGCGGTATCTCCGCGATCAAGGCATTCGGTCAGGAAGGCAATCGCCAGCGTCTTTGGCAAAAGAGCAAGGCTGATGCGGTCAATGCGCAAGTGAAACTGGGCCGGCTGCAGGCTGCCTTTGATGCGCTCGGCCAGTTTGTCATCGGCGGCGAGCGGGTGATCTTTGTCTATATCGCGATCACGCTGGCATTCGATTCCATCCTGACCGTCGGCATGATCTTCGCGTTTCAGGCGTATAAGCAGCAGTTCTTGGACGCAGGCATGCGGCTGACCGAACAGATGATCAACTATCAGATCGTGAAGGTCCACCTCACCCGCATATCGGACATTGCGCTGTCTCCGCTCGAAGAGGGCGAGGCCGAGAAAAGCAACGAAGAACCGGACTTTACCAAACCGCTTGTGCTCGACCGGGTGTTCTATCGTTACGGCACGAACGAGCCGATGGTGTTGCAGGGCGTGAACCTGACAATCGAGCCGGGCGAATTTATCGCGATCACTGGCCCTTCAGGCGGCGGCAAGACGACCCTGATGAAAATCCTGATGGGCCTGTTTGAGCCGACCAACGGCGCTGTGCGGTTGGGCGAGCGCCCGATCAGTTCCTATCGCAAAATCAAATACCGCCGCGCCATCGGATCGGTGGCGCAGGGCGATATGCTCTACGCTGGATCACTGGCTGAAAACATCGCGTTCTTCGATCCTGAGATCGATATGGAGCGCGTGCGCGAAGTGTCTCGGATGGCGCAGATCGACGGCGAGATCGACGCGATGCCGATGGGATACGAGACGCTCGTAGGCGATATGGGATCGGTCCTATCCGGCGGGCAATTGCAGCGCGTGCTGCTGGCGCGTGCGCTCTATCCCGATCCAAAAGTGCTGATCCTCGATGAGGGCACTGCGAACCTCGATGCCGAGAATGAGGCTAAGATACTTGAAACGCTGAAGGGGCTGGAGATCACGCGCATAGCGGTCGCGCATCGGCCAGCGACGCTTGAGGCAGCGGAAAAGGTCTTCGAGGTCAAAGGCGGGCAGGCAAGACCCATAAATCAGAGTTCAATCAACCGAGTTGGAGGGGGAGCCAGTAAACTAATTTTAGAATTTTAG
- a CDS encoding winged helix-turn-helix domain-containing protein, whose amino-acid sequence MSASAVHSIFPDNATLIPRFREAGDVTLDLFHRDGRVEAKWIGFHPREFELLWRLAEEPGLRMTKKQLLADVWRLDFEPESNSVAVHVARVRAKLSSFGLDNIVATHPDGGYFLDTLPEQSVFSFGSGVT is encoded by the coding sequence ATGAGCGCGAGCGCTGTCCATTCCATATTCCCTGACAATGCCACATTGATCCCCCGGTTTCGCGAGGCGGGGGATGTTACTCTTGACCTGTTTCACCGCGATGGGCGTGTGGAGGCGAAATGGATCGGCTTTCATCCTCGCGAATTTGAATTGCTTTGGAGGCTTGCCGAAGAACCAGGTTTGCGGATGACGAAGAAGCAATTGCTTGCTGATGTCTGGCGCCTAGATTTCGAACCGGAGAGCAACAGCGTCGCGGTTCATGTCGCGCGAGTCAGAGCGAAATTGTCGAGTTTCGGTCTCGACAATATCGTCGCCACTCATCCCGATGGCGGCTATTTTTTGGACACGCTACCAGAGCAAAGCGTCTTTTCCTTTGGTTCTGGTGTGACTTAA
- a CDS encoding HlyD family efflux transporter periplasmic adaptor subunit, whose protein sequence is MLFIIIAIGVVWVNVGSYARVETVPGILVTDVPSAKVVARQSGVIAEMQVSEGQIVKQGERLLVINSDRQTEAGGDVASRSIGALTARQQLSEAQVAMASGRAAAERTRLQSVIASAEDQARNLTGQIALQEEVVASNQQIFDQIQQVVERGFVSKVEFERRRQTLLSSQQNLATLVQRRMASLAEADQARSQLASVNIDAAQGISRIQDTLQSLSAEQARLEGEQSYVITAPIDGRVTALAAGVGRTANPNRPLMVIVPQDAELTAEIYAPTRAIGLVEPGKEARLLFDAFPYQRFGSFGGSVKSISRIAVDPRETDIPFPFEEPVYRVRVTLDQQTVEAYGEPAPLQAGMTLQANIVLERQSFLGWILQPLNAVLNRNS, encoded by the coding sequence GTGCTATTCATAATCATCGCGATTGGCGTAGTTTGGGTAAATGTCGGCAGCTATGCCCGTGTCGAAACGGTTCCGGGCATCCTGGTTACCGACGTTCCCAGCGCGAAAGTCGTGGCCCGGCAATCCGGCGTGATTGCAGAGATGCAGGTCAGCGAGGGCCAGATAGTCAAGCAGGGCGAGCGCTTGCTCGTTATCAACTCTGACAGGCAGACAGAAGCGGGCGGCGATGTGGCAAGCCGCAGCATCGGGGCTTTGACAGCGCGTCAACAGCTGAGTGAGGCTCAAGTCGCCATGGCAAGCGGGCGTGCGGCTGCAGAACGAACCCGTCTTCAATCTGTGATCGCCTCGGCTGAAGATCAAGCGCGCAACCTGACTGGCCAGATCGCCCTTCAAGAAGAAGTCGTCGCCTCTAATCAGCAAATCTTTGACCAGATCCAACAAGTCGTCGAGCGCGGCTTTGTCAGCAAGGTGGAGTTCGAGCGGCGTCGGCAAACGTTGCTTTCCTCGCAACAGAATCTCGCCACGCTCGTCCAACGCAGGATGGCAAGCCTCGCCGAAGCAGATCAAGCTCGCAGTCAGCTCGCCAGCGTCAATATCGATGCGGCTCAGGGTATCTCCCGTATTCAGGATACACTCCAGAGCCTGTCAGCCGAACAAGCCCGGCTGGAAGGTGAACAAAGCTATGTCATCACCGCGCCAATCGATGGGCGGGTAACCGCACTCGCGGCAGGGGTCGGACGCACCGCCAATCCGAATCGCCCTCTTATGGTGATCGTGCCGCAAGACGCCGAGCTGACCGCTGAGATTTACGCCCCCACTCGCGCCATCGGCTTAGTGGAGCCCGGTAAAGAAGCGCGGCTCCTGTTCGATGCCTTTCCCTACCAACGCTTCGGCAGCTTTGGCGGAAGCGTGAAGTCCATCTCGCGCATCGCGGTTGATCCACGTGAGACTGACATACCTTTTCCGTTTGAAGAGCCGGTTTACCGCGTTCGGGTGACCCTCGATCAGCAGACGGTAGAGGCATACGGCGAACCCGCTCCACTGCAGGCGGGGATGACGCTGCAGGCCAATATCGTTCTCGAACGGCAGAGCTTTCTCGGTTGGATACTCCAGCCCCTCAACGCGGTGTTGAATCGGAATTCATGA
- a CDS encoding phasin family protein: MADAKTQSKIDVAAEKAYEEAAAKTASAAKVAEAVEADAPKPAPKVAAVKKAVKAPAKRTAAKKAPAKKAPAKKAVAAKTAAKKTPAKKPVAKKAAATKAPVRKTKIAAKKAAPKTTTASPVTKLKDTIMATAEKTDFTATAKEMAATAQERVKAAYDNAGEFAGEFGEFNKANVEAVVESGKIFFAGAQELAKDNVETGKTVVETVTADAKKMVAVKSPTELFQMQGELARRNFDAVVGYGSKRTEAWVKLYNDAFAPISNRVSVATEKFSKAA; encoded by the coding sequence ATGGCAGACGCCAAAACCCAATCTAAGATCGATGTCGCTGCTGAAAAAGCTTACGAAGAAGCAGCCGCAAAGACCGCCAGCGCCGCTAAGGTAGCCGAAGCCGTTGAAGCCGACGCTCCGAAGCCTGCGCCGAAAGTAGCCGCTGTCAAAAAGGCAGTGAAGGCACCGGCCAAGCGCACAGCAGCGAAAAAGGCTCCAGCAAAGAAGGCTCCGGCCAAAAAAGCTGTCGCAGCCAAAACCGCCGCGAAGAAAACACCCGCCAAGAAGCCGGTAGCGAAAAAAGCTGCCGCGACGAAGGCGCCGGTTCGCAAAACAAAGATCGCTGCAAAGAAAGCGGCACCGAAAACAACGACCGCAAGTCCGGTCACCAAACTTAAGGACACCATCATGGCAACTGCAGAAAAAACTGATTTCACCGCCACTGCCAAAGAAATGGCTGCGACCGCTCAAGAGCGCGTAAAAGCTGCCTACGACAATGCCGGCGAGTTCGCTGGTGAGTTCGGCGAGTTCAACAAAGCCAACGTCGAAGCCGTCGTCGAAAGCGGAAAAATCTTCTTCGCCGGCGCTCAGGAACTGGCCAAGGACAATGTCGAAACCGGCAAGACCGTTGTTGAGACTGTAACCGCAGACGCGAAGAAAATGGTTGCTGTTAAATCACCAACCGAACTTTTCCAGATGCAGGGTGAGCTCGCACGTCGTAACTTCGACGCAGTCGTCGGCTATGGTTCGAAGCGCACCGAAGCATGGGTGAAGCTCTACAACGATGCATTCGCACCAATTTCGAACCGCGTAAGCGTTGCAACCGAGAAATTCTCGAAAGCAGCCTAA
- a CDS encoding DUF427 domain-containing protein, which translates to MSLFGHPDPDPAKDGQESVWDYPRPAVCEPTTRRIQVRHHGIDVADSTNALRTLETSHPPTYYIPQSDIAMELLTPNSRRSMCEWKGQAHYWDLIIGGNRLEAVAWSYPEPTPSFAGIRDHIAFYPDPLDACMVDGEVITPQPGQFYGGWISQYEAGPFKGGPGSRFW; encoded by the coding sequence GTGAGCCTCTTCGGGCATCCTGATCCAGACCCGGCAAAAGACGGGCAGGAAAGCGTTTGGGATTACCCCCGCCCTGCTGTTTGTGAACCGACCACGCGCCGGATCCAGGTGCGCCACCATGGCATAGATGTCGCCGACAGTACGAATGCCTTGCGCACGCTCGAAACGAGCCACCCACCCACCTATTACATTCCGCAATCTGACATCGCGATGGAGCTGCTCACGCCCAACTCGCGCCGCAGCATGTGCGAGTGGAAGGGACAGGCGCATTATTGGGACTTGATCATCGGCGGCAATCGCCTGGAGGCGGTAGCTTGGTCCTACCCGGAGCCAACTCCAAGCTTTGCAGGCATTCGGGATCATATCGCGTTCTACCCGGACCCGCTTGATGCGTGCATGGTTGACGGCGAAGTGATCACACCGCAACCGGGCCAATTCTATGGCGGCTGGATCAGCCAGTATGAGGCCGGCCCATTCAAAGGCGGCCCGGGTAGCCGTTTCTGGTAG
- a CDS encoding thioesterase family protein, whose protein sequence is MTIASLLEPITGKPGPAQLIQADDWMQGRTLYGGASALVAFTMAQRAFTDLPPLRAAQVGFVAPVGKDIELNAEIVRQGRNVTQVRSEILSEGKVALTAFWLFAAEREANASRQATPPQEWSGHPQDAAQAMKGQGPAFIQKNFDVRHGQAKDTERGATIRRWARLTEDHELDPVSKLVLMGDVNPPGAMRIMQRMGPISSINWSFNVLDPHTRSEGGWYLAENASQHADAGYSSERLRMWDSEGHQVLDGIQCVAVFG, encoded by the coding sequence ATGACTATTGCAAGCTTACTCGAACCGATCACTGGAAAGCCCGGCCCTGCCCAATTGATACAGGCAGACGATTGGATGCAAGGGCGCACGCTCTATGGCGGTGCATCGGCGCTTGTGGCCTTTACGATGGCGCAGCGCGCTTTCACTGATCTCCCTCCGCTGCGGGCCGCTCAAGTCGGTTTTGTCGCTCCGGTTGGCAAGGATATTGAACTGAACGCCGAGATCGTCAGACAGGGGCGCAATGTCACTCAGGTACGGAGCGAAATCCTATCTGAAGGCAAGGTTGCCCTGACGGCATTCTGGCTGTTCGCGGCTGAGCGCGAAGCCAATGCCTCGCGGCAAGCTACCCCGCCGCAGGAATGGTCCGGCCACCCTCAAGACGCTGCCCAAGCAATGAAGGGACAAGGCCCCGCCTTCATCCAAAAAAATTTCGATGTCCGGCATGGTCAGGCAAAAGATACGGAGCGCGGCGCTACAATTCGTCGCTGGGCGCGGCTGACTGAGGATCACGAGCTCGATCCGGTCAGCAAACTGGTGCTGATGGGGGATGTGAATCCGCCGGGTGCCATGCGTATCATGCAGCGCATGGGACCGATCAGCTCAATCAATTGGTCATTCAACGTGCTCGATCCGCACACTCGGTCTGAAGGTGGCTGGTATCTCGCCGAAAATGCGAGCCAGCATGCCGACGCAGGCTATTCATCGGAACGCCTGCGGATGTGGGATAGCGAAGGCCACCAAGTGCTAGACGGCATCCAGTGCGTTGCGGTGTTTGGTTAG
- the clpS gene encoding ATP-dependent Clp protease adapter ClpS, producing MSTPRHAFEELTLPLTLVPIGADDGDADKDGGTEGETGVATKTRTKPKKPSQYKVLLLNDDYTPMEFVVMVLKRFFSMDLEAATRVMLHVHQKGVGVCGIFTYEVAETKVNQVMDFAKQNQHPLQCTLEKA from the coding sequence ATGTCGACACCCCGCCACGCCTTTGAAGAATTGACGCTGCCGCTGACGCTCGTGCCGATTGGCGCGGATGACGGTGATGCCGACAAGGATGGCGGTACAGAAGGCGAAACCGGCGTCGCCACCAAAACGCGGACCAAGCCGAAAAAACCCAGCCAGTACAAAGTTCTGCTGCTCAATGATGACTACACCCCGATGGAGTTCGTAGTGATGGTGCTCAAGCGGTTTTTCTCTATGGATTTGGAAGCCGCAACGCGCGTCATGCTGCACGTTCACCAGAAAGGCGTCGGAGTATGCGGCATTTTCACGTACGAAGTCGCCGAGACAAAAGTGAATCAGGTGATGGATTTCGCGAAGCAGAACCAGCACCCGCTGCAATGCACGCTTGAAAAGGCGTAA
- a CDS encoding LL-diaminopimelate aminotransferase, giving the protein MDEQFYRMKRLPPYVIAEVNAMRHAARQSGQDIIDLGMGNPDQPPPQHVIDKLCEVAAKPSAHGYSQSKGIPGLRRAQADYYERRFGVDLDPESEVVVTMGSKEGLASLANAITAPGDVVLAPNPSYPIHTFGFIIAGATIRSIPTTPDEEYWRSLESAMNFTVPRPSVLVVSYPSNPTSETVDLAFYERLVAWAKENQVWVLSDLAYSELYYDGEPTPSIMQVDGAKDIAVEFTSMSKTYSMAGWRMGFAVGNKQLIAALTRVKSYLDYGAFTPIQAAACAALNGPQDIIESNRNLYRKRRDVMVEAFGRAGWDIPPPAASMFAWAPLPPALAEMGSLEFSKQLLTEAQVAVAPGVGYGEKGEGFVRIAMVENEQRLRQAARNVKRYLSSLGVNSAGT; this is encoded by the coding sequence ATGGACGAACAATTTTACCGCATGAAGCGGTTGCCACCCTATGTGATCGCTGAAGTGAATGCGATGCGGCATGCCGCGCGTCAGAGCGGGCAGGACATTATCGACCTTGGTATGGGCAACCCTGATCAGCCCCCGCCGCAGCATGTCATCGACAAGCTTTGCGAAGTGGCCGCGAAGCCTTCTGCTCATGGCTATTCGCAGTCGAAGGGTATTCCCGGCCTTCGCCGCGCGCAGGCGGACTATTATGAGCGCCGTTTCGGTGTCGATCTCGATCCTGAGAGCGAAGTTGTCGTTACAATGGGATCGAAGGAAGGGCTCGCAAGCCTCGCCAATGCGATCACCGCGCCCGGAGACGTGGTGCTGGCTCCAAACCCATCTTACCCGATCCATACATTCGGATTTATTATCGCCGGCGCGACCATCCGGTCTATCCCAACGACGCCGGACGAAGAGTATTGGCGGTCCCTAGAGAGTGCGATGAACTTTACAGTTCCTCGGCCCAGTGTTCTGGTTGTGAGTTATCCGTCAAACCCGACTTCTGAGACTGTTGATCTCGCGTTTTACGAGCGCCTTGTTGCTTGGGCCAAAGAAAACCAGGTCTGGGTTTTGTCCGATCTCGCCTATTCCGAGCTGTACTATGATGGCGAACCGACGCCTTCGATCATGCAGGTTGATGGCGCGAAAGACATTGCTGTTGAGTTCACAAGTATGAGCAAAACCTATTCCATGGCCGGTTGGCGAATGGGGTTTGCTGTTGGCAACAAACAGCTGATCGCGGCCTTGACGCGGGTAAAGTCCTACCTCGACTATGGCGCCTTCACGCCCATTCAGGCAGCGGCCTGCGCAGCGTTAAACGGACCGCAGGACATCATTGAAAGCAATCGCAATCTTTACCGCAAACGGCGCGATGTCATGGTCGAAGCGTTTGGCCGGGCAGGGTGGGATATACCTCCTCCAGCGGCCTCAATGTTTGCATGGGCTCCGCTGCCTCCCGCTTTGGCGGAAATGGGCAGCCTCGAATTCTCCAAGCAATTGCTGACCGAGGCCCAAGTCGCTGTCGCGCCGGGTGTGGGTTATGGTGAGAAGGGCGAGGGTTTTGTTCGGATCGCGATGGTCGAGAATGAACAGCGCCTTAGACAAGCAGCCCGCAATGTAAAAAGGTACTTATCTTCTCTCGGGGTAAATAGCGCGGGAACTTAG